One window from the genome of Gimesia aquarii encodes:
- the opgC gene encoding OpgC domain-containing protein, giving the protein MVPSDLTQLEKCYHRDLRIDFFRGLALLMILIDHVESMLGESFISQFTLQGVGSCDAAEVFVFLSGYLYGRVYNRVYLKEGYKACVKKSLYRGIRLYLATLLTLCCCLIVSIPFAIYNNQISQRLFLFPLIQWPLQAFLYFLDLIYAPYGFEILHLYIIFFLFLFPVLFLILKKSSKLAWFLSIGLYVLSQCFSWFTIPVPYSQYSPFYFNLSSWQFLFFIGMVIGMRTHSRRLTLLQNRFLKNIALLIVLSIVYFKFTEQKFLSDEVLTSPYWFIFMRMVKSKQTLGPLRLINILALAYYINSITSAQGNFWKTKLAFPLVLCGQHSLLVYCSGLIFVYATVVLSNMLHLGSEWTLVLHSIGGGCSILVALAANRKTK; this is encoded by the coding sequence ATGGTGCCCTCTGATCTCACTCAGTTGGAAAAATGCTACCATCGCGATCTTAGGATCGATTTTTTTCGGGGACTGGCATTGTTGATGATCTTAATTGATCATGTGGAAAGCATGCTTGGGGAATCGTTTATAAGTCAATTTACTTTACAAGGAGTAGGATCATGTGATGCAGCTGAAGTTTTTGTTTTTTTATCGGGATACCTATATGGGAGAGTCTATAATCGTGTTTATTTAAAAGAAGGTTACAAAGCTTGTGTCAAGAAGTCTTTGTATCGTGGTATCAGGCTCTATTTAGCCACTTTGTTAACTCTCTGCTGTTGTTTGATAGTTAGTATTCCGTTTGCCATATATAATAATCAAATCTCTCAACGGCTGTTTCTATTTCCGCTCATTCAATGGCCTCTTCAGGCTTTCTTGTATTTCTTGGACCTTATCTATGCTCCTTACGGGTTTGAAATCCTACATCTCTATATCATTTTCTTTTTATTTTTGTTCCCGGTACTCTTCTTAATTCTAAAAAAGTCATCCAAGCTGGCATGGTTTTTATCTATTGGACTGTATGTACTGAGTCAATGCTTTAGCTGGTTCACCATTCCAGTACCTTATAGTCAATATAGCCCATTCTATTTTAATCTTTCTTCCTGGCAATTTTTATTTTTTATTGGGATGGTCATTGGTATGAGAACACACTCGCGAAGGCTGACTCTCCTCCAAAATCGGTTTTTAAAAAATATTGCCCTTTTAATTGTTCTATCTATAGTTTATTTCAAATTTACTGAGCAGAAATTTTTATCAGATGAAGTATTGACTTCACCATATTGGTTTATTTTTATGAGAATGGTAAAATCAAAACAAACTCTTGGACCGCTTAGACTGATTAATATTCTGGCACTTGCATATTACATTAACTCTATTACATCAGCACAAGGAAACTTTTGGAAAACGAAGTTAGCATTCCCTTTAGTCTTATGTGGGCAGCATTCATTATTAGTATATTGCTCAGGACTCATTTTTGTGTATGCAACTGTTGTATTATCCAACATGCTGCATCTTGGATCTGAATGGACCTTAGTGCTTCACAGTATAGGAGGTGGATGTTCGATTCTTGTAGCATTAGCTGCTAACCGAAAAACTAAATAA
- a CDS encoding cysteine peptidase family C39 domain-containing protein, which yields MIRNLHFLILLIAILKVTLVVAEEQSINAVIDTIAQSEKNVQNFQYKMTTEPHTVIYDGSKWIVNVSDKDTNPGKSLFPGMFQSASEVTFESSNSQFHATYDVLSESKDPEGKNLFSNREMKYAYDGSQFMQLRLEHLTKELPDWQQPPKNWKSVYTSPPAGIIDLPQNQSKYIQDNLSFMESTAVNCGIGWVTPFVYSMEEPIMKLSDLLQLRLDEGEQVIFQQTTEGLWDIHFGLPYGFRIFYDPVAGRIDKSLWGACIECPVEGGPKFKNMTFTNFAQYYYADSKSLIPNQVIFVKAFGKKEKFVKGRQESGLVMNFTDQALNQNLNENDFRIKFTKGTVVRDYINKKIYTEGDDSTNDVEATQKFLAYHNLLDDSGQRRVGQSPPKRNQNLILINLGILFVILIIIIFLRWKHRKNIISSILLFGSLCLCSSSYADDELSHQHEKRCGQLVTIATLQLYGIEANADLIQQELKVGKRGINLSRIQRVLSAYGIRVIGRKGLDLADYKKYLNKSRIAIVPVAINDKANHYVLLLRRVKDGKLVVVDPLKFVVPVADKANKVLTSMDGICLICEGLDMPHEEYLAQLKKNVSFDKTIINVGDLSILRSQEKPKLHVELSVSNRSNRPVLLDQFKGTCGCLSSSIPSCIIDANSTISMEAIIEKSAWGRGIHSKFLSARYQGEPIAHVEIRANGVQEIDLNGLMIKPEKIEVELSDNEWSGNASLVSGTPLSIRGDDRILDTISVSSSHDWMIITPKRISSDILSMTPQVSVTDKLKRLLRDSSSRVRSTLSIEDSFTSKKTEVPVFISRESTYFFKPTVVSIKPGETTTSLSLHSLSVRNSLEKHLPKITITAPAFSGSTLNSKLHIENGVIRVNLDIPEQMRASRTLLLRVKIEGTNSIDAASTVLRIES from the coding sequence ATGATCCGGAATCTCCACTTTCTTATTTTACTAATCGCGATTCTGAAAGTTACTTTAGTGGTTGCAGAAGAGCAGTCAATTAATGCAGTCATTGATACTATTGCTCAGAGTGAAAAAAACGTTCAAAACTTTCAGTATAAGATGACAACAGAGCCCCATACTGTAATCTATGATGGCTCGAAGTGGATTGTCAATGTTTCTGATAAGGACACAAATCCTGGAAAATCCCTTTTTCCAGGTATGTTCCAATCAGCTTCCGAAGTCACCTTTGAATCATCAAACAGCCAATTTCACGCAACTTATGATGTTCTTTCTGAAAGTAAAGACCCTGAAGGCAAGAACCTGTTTTCAAATCGTGAAATGAAATATGCATATGACGGATCTCAGTTCATGCAGTTACGTTTAGAGCATCTAACTAAAGAATTACCTGACTGGCAACAACCGCCTAAAAATTGGAAAAGTGTCTATACAAGCCCTCCAGCTGGAATCATTGACTTGCCTCAAAATCAGTCCAAGTACATCCAGGATAATCTATCTTTTATGGAGTCTACTGCAGTTAACTGTGGAATCGGCTGGGTGACTCCTTTTGTCTACTCGATGGAAGAACCGATTATGAAGCTTTCCGATCTGTTACAGCTCAGATTGGATGAGGGTGAGCAGGTCATTTTTCAACAAACTACAGAAGGATTATGGGACATCCACTTTGGCCTGCCATATGGATTTCGAATATTCTATGACCCCGTTGCAGGGCGCATCGACAAATCCTTATGGGGAGCTTGTATAGAGTGTCCAGTTGAGGGTGGGCCAAAATTTAAAAATATGACTTTTACAAATTTTGCTCAGTACTACTATGCCGATTCAAAGTCATTGATACCGAACCAAGTGATTTTTGTTAAAGCATTTGGGAAAAAAGAGAAGTTTGTTAAAGGTCGTCAAGAGTCCGGACTTGTCATGAACTTTACAGACCAAGCCCTTAATCAGAATTTGAACGAAAATGATTTTCGCATCAAATTTACTAAGGGAACTGTGGTTCGGGATTACATAAATAAAAAAATATATACTGAGGGTGATGATAGTACCAATGACGTCGAAGCTACTCAGAAATTTCTTGCTTATCATAATCTGCTCGACGATTCTGGCCAGCGTCGTGTGGGACAATCTCCACCTAAACGCAATCAGAATTTAATCTTAATTAATCTCGGAATTTTATTTGTTATTTTAATTATTATCATTTTCTTGCGGTGGAAACATCGGAAAAACATCATTTCATCTATTCTTTTGTTTGGTTCTCTCTGTCTTTGTTCATCTTCCTATGCTGATGATGAACTCTCTCACCAACATGAGAAACGTTGTGGACAACTGGTTACAATTGCTACATTGCAATTATATGGCATAGAGGCTAACGCAGATTTAATTCAACAGGAACTGAAAGTCGGAAAACGCGGGATCAATCTTTCTCGTATTCAACGTGTGCTTTCGGCTTACGGTATACGAGTGATTGGCCGAAAAGGCCTTGATTTGGCTGATTATAAGAAGTATCTCAACAAATCACGAATTGCAATCGTTCCTGTTGCGATCAATGATAAGGCAAACCATTATGTTCTGTTATTGCGTCGTGTGAAAGATGGTAAACTTGTCGTAGTAGATCCTCTTAAATTTGTTGTTCCAGTGGCAGATAAAGCAAACAAGGTTCTGACATCGATGGATGGAATTTGCCTTATTTGTGAAGGGTTGGATATGCCTCATGAAGAGTATCTTGCCCAGCTAAAAAAAAATGTATCATTTGATAAGACAATTATAAATGTAGGTGATCTTTCGATTCTAAGAAGTCAAGAAAAGCCTAAATTGCATGTTGAGTTAAGTGTTTCGAATCGATCAAATCGCCCAGTTTTACTTGATCAGTTCAAAGGTACTTGTGGTTGCCTGAGTTCGAGCATCCCTTCATGTATCATTGATGCAAACTCTACAATAAGCATGGAAGCAATTATTGAAAAATCAGCATGGGGAAGAGGTATCCACTCGAAGTTTCTTTCTGCAAGATATCAAGGTGAACCAATAGCACACGTCGAAATTCGTGCCAATGGGGTGCAAGAAATTGATTTAAATGGGCTCATGATAAAGCCAGAAAAAATTGAAGTTGAATTATCTGATAACGAGTGGTCAGGTAATGCTAGTTTAGTTTCTGGAACACCATTATCGATTCGTGGTGATGATCGTATTCTTGATACGATCAGTGTGAGTTCAAGTCATGACTGGATGATCATAACACCCAAACGAATTTCCTCAGACATTTTAAGTATGACACCTCAAGTCTCGGTTACCGATAAACTGAAACGTTTGCTGAGGGATTCAAGTTCTCGCGTAAGATCAACTCTGAGCATAGAAGATTCATTCACGAGTAAAAAGACAGAAGTGCCTGTTTTCATTTCACGAGAATCTACCTATTTCTTTAAGCCTACTGTCGTGTCTATTAAGCCTGGCGAAACTACTACAAGCTTATCATTACACAGTCTTAGTGTAAGAAATAGTCTCGAAAAGCATCTTCCTAAGATTACTATTACCGCACCTGCATTTTCTGGAAGTACTCTGAATTCAAAGTTACATATTGAAAATGGAGTCATACGAGTGAATTTAGATATCCCCGAGCAGATGCGAGCATCACGAACTTTGTTACTCAGAGTAAAAATTGAAGGAACAAACTCTATCGATGCCGCTTCCACAGTTTTACGTATTGAGA